In Bacillus sp. SB49, a single window of DNA contains:
- the efp gene encoding elongation factor P has translation MISVNDFRTGLTIEVDGNIWQVMEFQHVKPGKGAAFVRSKLRNLRNGNITEKTFRGGEKVERAHIENRKMQYLYANGNMHAFMDMETYEQVEIPGATIETELNYLKENMEVQIQSYQSEVIGVELPKNVELTVTETEPGIKGDTASGGTKPATLETGLSVQVPFFINEGDVLLISTTEGKYVSRA, from the coding sequence ATGATTTCAGTAAACGATTTTCGAACAGGATTAACAATCGAAGTGGATGGTAATATCTGGCAGGTTATGGAGTTCCAGCACGTCAAGCCTGGAAAAGGTGCCGCATTCGTCCGCTCAAAACTCCGTAACCTTCGTAACGGCAACATTACGGAGAAAACGTTCCGTGGTGGAGAAAAAGTAGAGCGTGCTCATATTGAAAACCGAAAAATGCAGTATCTCTATGCAAATGGGAACATGCATGCGTTTATGGATATGGAAACATATGAGCAAGTAGAGATTCCTGGTGCAACGATTGAAACAGAGCTAAACTATTTGAAAGAGAACATGGAAGTCCAAATTCAGTCCTACCAGAGTGAAGTGATCGGAGTAGAGCTTCCGAAGAACGTTGAACTGACGGTAACTGAAACGGAACCTGGTATCAAAGGGGACACAGCAAGCGGCGGTACGAAGCCGGCTACGCTGGAAACCGGATTGTCCGTACAAGTACCTTTCTTCATCAATGAAGGAGATGTACTGCTTATCAGCACAACTGAAGGTAAATACGTTTCGCGTGCTTAA
- the aroQ gene encoding type II 3-dehydroquinate dehydratase, translating to MGNKRIFLINGPNLNMLGKREPDTYGHDTLEDVVQLVKDTAWEAGYEVEDFQSNHEGELVDRIQLAEEKAAGIIINPAAYTHTSIALRDAISAITPPVIEIHISNVHSRETFRHTSMLAPVCAGQIVGFGIDGYRLAVMGIIDKIEKEGRN from the coding sequence ATGGGGAATAAACGTATTTTCTTGATCAACGGTCCGAACTTGAACATGCTCGGCAAGAGAGAGCCCGATACTTACGGGCACGACACGCTGGAGGATGTCGTTCAATTAGTGAAGGACACGGCATGGGAAGCCGGGTATGAAGTAGAGGACTTTCAGTCGAATCACGAGGGAGAGTTGGTTGATCGCATACAGCTTGCTGAGGAAAAGGCTGCGGGGATCATCATTAATCCGGCTGCTTATACACACACAAGTATTGCCCTGAGGGATGCGATCAGTGCTATTACCCCTCCTGTGATTGAAATTCATATATCCAATGTACACAGCCGTGAGACATTTCGGCACACATCCATGCTGGCTCCTGTTTGTGCGGGTCAAATCGTCGGATTCGGTATCGATGGATATCGCCTTGCCGTAATGGGGATTATTGACAAGATAGAAAAGGAAGGGAGAAATTAA
- the spoIIIAA gene encoding stage III sporulation protein AA: MKEIVRLFPPSFQRFLMNDVSWGKVQEIRLRVNHPLEVLDGASHTSVKGIIVTAEHLAFVLNQISQFSLYRLQDELKEGFLTIEGGHRVGLAGKVNTSGHRIDTLKHITFMNIRVAREVAGQVSSLLPFLYADGRWKSTMIIGPPHSGKTTLLRALSKWIGSDHTGYRGCKVAVVDERSEIAASLRGVPQLEVGVRTDVMDGCPKAAGMMMMIRSMSPDVLIVDEIGGLEDADAVREASYTGVQVICSIHGRTLDGVRKRPSARSLVEEQVFERYVVLERMSPERNGGVVILDESGKKLAGWKGWDDRAVDRSRHYSDCHHVDRV; this comes from the coding sequence ATGAAAGAGATTGTCCGATTGTTTCCTCCTTCTTTCCAACGATTTCTGATGAATGATGTTTCCTGGGGGAAGGTGCAGGAAATTCGCTTGAGGGTCAATCATCCATTAGAAGTGTTAGATGGAGCAAGCCATACCAGTGTGAAAGGAATTATCGTTACAGCGGAACACCTTGCCTTTGTGCTCAACCAGATCAGCCAATTTTCTCTCTATCGGCTCCAAGATGAACTGAAAGAAGGGTTCTTGACGATTGAAGGTGGACATAGAGTCGGTCTGGCAGGGAAGGTGAACACTTCCGGACACCGGATCGATACATTAAAGCATATCACTTTCATGAACATCCGAGTCGCTAGAGAAGTGGCTGGACAGGTCTCTTCTCTCCTCCCGTTTTTATATGCAGATGGAAGGTGGAAAAGCACGATGATTATAGGCCCTCCCCATTCAGGAAAAACGACCCTGCTCCGGGCCTTAAGCAAATGGATTGGTTCGGATCATACGGGATACCGGGGGTGCAAGGTGGCAGTCGTGGACGAGCGTTCTGAAATTGCTGCAAGTTTAAGAGGCGTCCCCCAGTTGGAGGTAGGAGTCAGAACGGACGTCATGGACGGCTGTCCGAAAGCAGCCGGTATGATGATGATGATCCGTTCCATGTCGCCCGACGTCCTCATCGTCGATGAAATCGGCGGTCTGGAGGATGCGGATGCCGTCAGGGAAGCTTCTTACACCGGTGTACAAGTCATTTGCAGTATACATGGCCGGACGTTGGATGGCGTGAGGAAACGCCCTTCGGCACGAAGCTTGGTCGAGGAACAAGTCTTTGAACGGTATGTTGTGTTGGAACGAATGTCTCCGGAAAGAAATGGAGGCGTAGTTATTCTGGATGAATCCGGCAAAAAGCTGGCGGGATGGAAAGGATGGGATGATCGTGCAGTGGATCGGAGCCGTCATTATTCTGACTGTCACCACGTGGACAGGGTTTGA
- a CDS encoding patatin-like phospholipase family protein — translation MKVDGVFSGGGIKALAFIGALEELEEQGYKFRRLAGTSAGAILASLTAAGFTSTEIRQRVEKLSFEQLVDVSITDRLFPFLKWLLLYFRMGLYKGNKLEALLSEWLEEKGIRTFADLPEGSLKVICSDLTLGRIVVLPDDLKKVYGIDPATFSVAKAVRMSSGLPYFFIPVKIHGKRGKSFIIDGGVLSNFPLWIWEKADGCRTRPIIGMKLSDEPDKLPEQQISNAIQMFHALFKTMQQAHDARYISKTMSKDVIFIPVNDVETTDFHLSDAEKEALIELGHVHARKFLKRWSR, via the coding sequence ATGAAAGTGGATGGAGTATTTTCGGGAGGCGGCATAAAGGCTCTGGCGTTTATCGGGGCCTTGGAAGAGCTCGAGGAACAAGGGTACAAATTCCGTCGTCTGGCCGGTACCTCCGCCGGAGCGATTCTGGCATCGCTGACAGCAGCTGGATTCACTTCGACAGAAATAAGGCAACGAGTGGAGAAACTCTCTTTTGAACAATTGGTAGATGTGTCGATTACAGACCGGCTCTTCCCCTTCTTGAAGTGGCTGCTCCTCTATTTCCGGATGGGGTTATATAAGGGGAACAAGCTGGAAGCGCTACTGTCTGAATGGCTGGAGGAGAAAGGAATACGGACGTTCGCAGACCTCCCTGAAGGTTCCCTGAAGGTCATCTGTTCCGACTTGACCCTTGGAAGGATCGTAGTTCTGCCCGATGATCTAAAGAAAGTCTATGGGATTGATCCTGCCACCTTTTCTGTAGCGAAAGCCGTTCGGATGAGTTCAGGCCTCCCTTATTTTTTCATTCCTGTCAAGATTCATGGCAAACGGGGGAAGTCTTTTATTATTGACGGAGGAGTTTTGAGCAACTTTCCATTATGGATATGGGAAAAAGCCGACGGATGCCGTACGAGGCCTATCATCGGAATGAAGCTGAGTGACGAACCGGATAAACTGCCGGAGCAGCAAATCAGCAATGCGATACAAATGTTCCACGCCCTTTTTAAGACGATGCAGCAGGCACATGATGCACGCTACATTTCCAAAACGATGAGCAAAGACGTTATTTTCATTCCGGTAAATGATGTGGAAACCACTGATTTCCATTTATCGGACGCGGAGAAGGAAGCTCTAATTGAACTCGGGCATGTCCATGCGCGGAAGTTTCTTAAGCGTTGGAGCAGATGA
- a CDS encoding vitamin B12-dependent ribonucleotide reductase — translation MQTSTSTDVHTKINVERLNADIRQFPQVHEITENMSITHKGVSRLVMLDRYAFKDTEKLTLSEGDFVVLTVKDDPKFPARGFGFIHEIDWEKHEAVVRVEDEFLSVLDRPEEQESGLIRRNLDTIDKPLEVYYEQIALRNATGLSEVETDPLKKQESFGKFYEELSDMNFIPAGRVLYGAGSQTDVTYFNCYVMPYIQDSREGISDHRKQVMEIMSRGGGVGTNGSTLRPRNTLARGVNGKSSGSVSWLDDIAKLTHLVEQGGSRRGAQMIMLSDWHPDILEFIISKMQNPRILRYLIENTEDEQIKQLAKDKLKFTPLTETEKDLYQSVVNYKHIQGQGGFTDQSIREAEEKLQIGGTYTVHNSEFLTGANISVCVTKEFMEAVDQDAAYELRFPDVENYTEEEMRVYNEEWHNSGDVREWEERGFGVRTYRTVKAKELWNLINICATYSAEPGIFFIDNANEKTNATAYGQKVVATNPCGEQPLAPFSVCNLAAVNLAGVADKANKQVDFAKLKQTVERGVRMQDNVIDATPYFLEENKKQALGERRIGLGVMGLHDLLIYCESVYGSEEGNKLVDEIFETIATTAYRASIELAKEKGSFPFLIGETEEETKELRERFINTGYMKDMPEDIREDVLTYGIRNSHLLTVAPTGSTGTMVGVSTGLEPYFSFSYYRSGRLGKFIEVKADILQEYLDEHPEQDPNELPEWFVTAMTLSPEAHADTQCIIQRWVDSSISKTVNAPKGYTVEQVESVYQRLYRGGAKGGTVYVDGSRDSQVLTLKAEENDFDGEQTELFEEEEKTPRVVLMDTIQELDKTNVTIGSEVGDTCPVCRQGTVEDIGGCNTCTNCNAQLKCGL, via the coding sequence ATGCAGACGTCAACCTCCACCGATGTCCATACAAAGATTAATGTGGAAAGACTGAACGCAGATATCCGTCAGTTTCCGCAAGTACATGAAATTACAGAAAACATGTCTATTACACACAAAGGCGTGTCCCGGCTTGTCATGTTGGACCGCTATGCATTCAAAGATACAGAGAAACTTACATTGTCGGAGGGAGACTTTGTTGTTCTCACGGTCAAAGACGATCCTAAGTTCCCGGCTCGAGGCTTTGGCTTCATTCATGAGATTGATTGGGAGAAGCACGAAGCTGTTGTCCGTGTCGAAGATGAATTCCTAAGCGTCCTTGACAGACCGGAAGAGCAGGAGTCAGGATTGATCCGCAGAAACCTTGACACGATTGATAAACCGTTAGAGGTATATTACGAACAGATCGCTCTTCGGAATGCGACAGGCCTGTCCGAAGTGGAAACAGATCCGCTTAAGAAACAGGAAAGTTTCGGGAAATTCTACGAAGAACTTTCTGATATGAATTTCATCCCGGCCGGCCGTGTGCTTTATGGTGCCGGTTCCCAAACGGATGTTACGTATTTCAACTGTTACGTGATGCCTTATATCCAGGATTCCAGGGAAGGCATATCCGATCACAGAAAACAGGTGATGGAAATTATGTCACGAGGAGGCGGTGTCGGTACGAATGGTTCCACACTGCGCCCACGCAATACGCTGGCCCGTGGAGTGAACGGTAAATCATCCGGATCCGTTTCCTGGCTTGATGACATTGCGAAATTAACGCACTTGGTTGAACAAGGTGGATCGAGACGCGGTGCGCAGATGATTATGCTTTCAGACTGGCATCCGGATATTCTTGAATTCATCATTTCTAAAATGCAGAATCCACGAATCCTGCGTTACCTGATCGAAAATACAGAAGATGAACAAATTAAGCAGCTTGCCAAGGACAAGCTTAAATTCACCCCACTTACGGAGACGGAGAAAGATCTCTATCAGAGCGTCGTGAATTACAAGCATATCCAAGGACAAGGGGGCTTTACGGACCAAAGCATCCGCGAAGCAGAAGAAAAGCTTCAAATCGGCGGCACTTATACCGTTCATAATTCCGAGTTTTTGACGGGAGCCAATATCTCCGTCTGTGTCACAAAAGAATTTATGGAAGCTGTCGATCAGGACGCTGCCTACGAACTGCGATTCCCGGACGTGGAGAATTACACAGAAGAGGAAATGCGTGTGTATAACGAAGAATGGCACAACAGCGGCGACGTCCGTGAATGGGAGGAACGTGGTTTTGGAGTCCGTACGTACCGTACAGTCAAGGCGAAAGAACTTTGGAACTTGATTAATATTTGTGCTACGTACTCAGCAGAGCCGGGTATCTTCTTCATCGACAATGCCAATGAGAAAACTAATGCGACCGCTTATGGTCAAAAAGTCGTTGCGACAAACCCTTGTGGAGAGCAGCCGTTAGCGCCGTTCAGCGTTTGTAACCTTGCTGCCGTAAACTTGGCCGGTGTCGCCGATAAGGCTAACAAGCAGGTCGATTTCGCTAAGCTGAAACAAACGGTCGAGCGTGGTGTGCGTATGCAGGATAACGTTATTGACGCAACGCCATACTTCCTGGAAGAGAATAAGAAGCAGGCTCTTGGTGAACGTCGTATTGGATTAGGGGTAATGGGGCTCCACGATCTCCTTATTTACTGTGAATCCGTCTACGGTTCCGAAGAAGGAAATAAACTTGTCGATGAAATCTTTGAAACCATTGCGACCACGGCTTATCGTGCATCGATTGAACTCGCGAAAGAGAAAGGAAGTTTCCCGTTTCTGATCGGAGAGACAGAAGAAGAAACAAAGGAGCTTCGTGAGCGTTTTATCAACACAGGTTATATGAAAGACATGCCTGAGGATATCCGTGAAGATGTATTGACTTACGGTATCCGCAACTCCCATTTGTTGACTGTTGCTCCGACAGGTAGTACAGGCACAATGGTGGGCGTTAGTACTGGTCTGGAACCTTATTTCTCCTTCTCTTACTACCGAAGCGGACGTCTAGGTAAGTTTATTGAAGTGAAAGCAGATATTCTTCAGGAATATTTGGATGAACACCCGGAACAGGATCCAAACGAGCTTCCGGAATGGTTCGTAACCGCAATGACTCTCAGCCCCGAAGCACATGCAGATACGCAGTGCATTATCCAACGCTGGGTCGACAGCAGTATTTCCAAGACGGTAAACGCACCGAAAGGATACACGGTCGAACAGGTAGAGAGCGTCTATCAACGCCTATACCGCGGAGGAGCGAAAGGCGGTACGGTGTATGTGGATGGAAGCCGTGACAGCCAGGTGCTTACGTTGAAAGCAGAAGAGAATGATTTCGACGGCGAACAGACAGAACTCTTTGAAGAAGAGGAGAAGACGCCGCGTGTCGTTCTCATGGATACGATTCAGGAGCTCGACAAAACAAATGTGACGATTGGATCGGAAGTCGGTGACACCTGCCCGGTCTGCCGTCAAGGAACGGTAGAAGACATCGGCGGATGCAATACGTGCACGAACTGTAATGCGCAATTGAAGTGCGGACTGTAA
- a CDS encoding YqhR family membrane protein yields MADKQKDQRQQEPQQSVLGKALITGFVAGILWSGLGTIAYYFHFAEVSAASFFFRSFFQTDWTGTWLSEVLAILLTGILSILTALVYYFLLKNKNGLWPGMLYGGIIWAVVFLVLTPVFPAVPTFLEMDSDTWVTTGCLFILYGVFIGYSISYEYRESSETSKSYSKQGRV; encoded by the coding sequence ATGGCAGATAAACAGAAAGATCAAAGACAGCAAGAACCACAGCAGAGTGTGTTAGGAAAAGCGTTGATTACAGGTTTTGTAGCGGGAATATTGTGGAGTGGATTGGGAACAATTGCTTATTACTTCCATTTCGCCGAAGTGTCCGCCGCTTCCTTCTTCTTTCGGTCTTTTTTTCAAACGGACTGGACGGGGACATGGCTCTCGGAAGTACTTGCCATCCTGCTTACAGGCATCCTATCCATTCTAACCGCGCTGGTCTATTATTTTTTACTTAAAAACAAAAATGGACTTTGGCCGGGGATGTTGTATGGAGGGATAATCTGGGCCGTAGTATTCCTCGTTCTGACACCGGTCTTTCCGGCGGTGCCAACCTTTTTGGAGATGGACAGCGATACGTGGGTGACGACGGGCTGTTTATTTATTTTATACGGCGTATTCATAGGGTATTCCATTTCTTATGAGTATAGAGAGTCGAGCGAGACTTCGAAATCTTATTCAAAGCAGGGGAGAGTGTGA
- a CDS encoding M24 family metallopeptidase, whose product MSKLSSLRKAVASRELDGILVMSEMNRRYLSGFTGSSGALLITAQESVLVTDFRYTEQAGNEAPDFRIVEHKKPLHEAVAELSQQLNLHKIAFEKDYVTYSQYEQYKQALSAELVPTSGLIEKLRLIKTDEEISILKDAVKIADDAFEHILNYIKPGVKEIDVSNELEFFMRKQGAASSSFDIIVASGYRSALPHGAASEKTIQSGELVTLDFGAVYKGYSSDMTRTVAVGEISDKLRDIYDTVLEAQLRGMKGIKAGITGRQADALCRDYIKEKGYGDYFGHSTGHGIGLDVHEGPGLSFRSDQILEEGMVVTVEPGIYIPEVGGCRIEDDLIVTATGNERLNTTTKELITL is encoded by the coding sequence ATGAGTAAGTTGTCAAGTCTAAGGAAGGCTGTTGCCTCCCGGGAATTAGACGGGATTCTTGTCATGAGTGAAATGAACAGACGATACTTGTCTGGGTTTACGGGGTCGTCAGGAGCGCTACTGATTACAGCACAAGAGTCCGTTCTTGTCACGGACTTCCGATATACGGAACAGGCAGGGAACGAAGCGCCTGATTTTCGTATCGTTGAACATAAGAAACCGCTCCACGAGGCGGTTGCGGAACTATCCCAGCAGTTAAACCTTCATAAAATCGCCTTTGAAAAAGATTATGTTACATATAGTCAATATGAGCAGTATAAACAAGCATTAAGCGCGGAACTAGTTCCGACTTCCGGATTGATTGAAAAATTACGCTTGATAAAGACGGATGAGGAGATTAGTATATTAAAGGATGCCGTCAAGATTGCGGATGATGCCTTTGAACATATCCTCAATTACATAAAGCCTGGTGTCAAAGAAATAGATGTATCAAATGAACTCGAGTTCTTCATGCGTAAACAGGGAGCAGCCTCCTCAAGCTTCGATATCATTGTCGCATCCGGCTACCGTTCCGCATTACCGCACGGAGCGGCTTCTGAGAAGACGATTCAATCCGGGGAGCTGGTCACTCTTGATTTCGGGGCTGTGTACAAAGGTTACAGCTCAGATATGACACGGACAGTCGCTGTCGGTGAAATCAGCGATAAGCTAAGAGACATTTATGATACAGTTTTAGAGGCACAGCTTAGAGGTATGAAAGGAATAAAAGCAGGCATAACCGGTAGACAGGCAGACGCATTGTGTCGTGATTATATTAAGGAAAAAGGATACGGCGATTACTTCGGACACTCGACAGGTCATGGAATAGGTCTTGATGTCCATGAAGGGCCGGGGCTTTCCTTCCGTTCGGATCAGATTCTCGAAGAGGGCATGGTCGTTACGGTGGAACCTGGTATTTATATTCCTGAGGTAGGTGGATGTCGGATTGAAGATGATCTGATCGTCACTGCGACCGGTAATGAACGCCTGAACACCACAACCAAAGAATTGATCACGTTGTAA
- a CDS encoding SA1362 family protein, translated as MRKWMTPVMYTLIGLAVFFVAVQLFTNTSSFLNSILMMVGFAVLIYGAIYFLFLRNRGFGGGGNRNEMKKYKQAVKQSKQKYKQPAPVVKKKTAVKAQSKPSPLGKRGRKRSSGPQLRVIEGNKSKDKNRATF; from the coding sequence ATGCGTAAGTGGATGACTCCTGTCATGTACACGCTCATCGGCCTTGCTGTCTTCTTCGTGGCTGTCCAGCTGTTCACCAACACATCCAGCTTTCTGAACTCCATCCTGATGATGGTCGGTTTCGCCGTATTGATTTATGGTGCTATTTATTTCCTTTTCCTCCGCAACCGAGGATTTGGAGGCGGCGGGAACCGTAATGAGATGAAGAAATATAAACAAGCGGTTAAACAATCCAAACAAAAGTATAAACAGCCTGCTCCTGTAGTTAAGAAGAAAACAGCAGTCAAAGCACAAAGCAAGCCTTCCCCTTTAGGTAAGCGCGGAAGAAAAAGAAGCAGCGGTCCACAGCTTCGCGTTATAGAAGGAAATAAGAGCAAAGACAAAAATCGAGCCACTTTTTAA
- the mntR gene encoding transcriptional regulator MntR, whose product MPTPSMEDYIEQIYILIEEKGYARVSDIAENLQVHPSSVTKMVQKLDRDHYLNYEKYRGLILTAKGKKVGKRLVYRHELLEQFLEIIGVDHENIYEDVEGIEHHMSWNSIDRIGDLVQYFDENPERMKALREVQKKNEEQNEE is encoded by the coding sequence ATGCCAACACCAAGCATGGAAGACTATATTGAACAAATATATATATTAATAGAAGAAAAAGGATATGCCCGCGTGTCGGATATCGCAGAGAATCTCCAGGTTCACCCGTCATCCGTCACCAAAATGGTGCAGAAACTGGACCGCGATCACTACTTGAATTACGAAAAATACCGGGGTTTGATTCTGACGGCCAAAGGGAAAAAAGTAGGAAAGAGACTGGTGTACAGACATGAATTACTGGAGCAGTTTCTTGAAATCATAGGGGTCGATCATGAGAACATTTACGAGGATGTGGAAGGGATTGAGCACCATATGAGCTGGAATTCAATCGACAGGATTGGAGATTTGGTGCAGTACTTTGATGAAAACCCTGAACGTATGAAGGCCCTCCGTGAAGTGCAGAAGAAGAATGAAGAACAAAATGAAGAATAA